The nucleotide window CGCACTCGGACTCCACCTGGCCGAGGTCGAAGGAGGTCGGCGAGTCCCAGATGGGCCACCTGGCCCCCGACGTGGTCGAACGCATCGTGCGCGGCAATGCGATTGAGCTGCTGGGGCTGACGGGGGAGGGGCTGTGGGCGGGGGTTGGGGGCTGACCGGGGGAGGGCCGGTGGCGTGGCTGCGGCCCTCCCGCCTTTGGCCGTCGCCTGCCTTCCGCGCCGGGGATAGGCTCGCCGCATGACCGACTTTCTTCAGGTGTCCACCGCCACGGAGAACCGCGAGGCGGCCGTAAAGCTGGCCCAGTCCGTCGTGTCCGCGCGGCTCGCAGCCGGGGCACAGATCGTCGGACCCGTCGTGTCCGTGTTCTGGCATCAGGGCGAGTTCGGCACGGGTGAGGAATGGCAGCTTCTGCTCAAGGTCCGCGCCGATCGATACGCCGAGGTCGAATCGCACCTGCTGGAGCACCATCCGTGGCAGAACCCGGAGGTCTCCGCCGTGCGGATCGTCGCGGGGGCCGAGGCATATCTGAGGTGGGTGGAGACCACTACGGCATCGAGCTGACTTCAGGATGCCTGGGCCTGCTCCAGGACTTCGGCCACTGCCGGTAGCTCGCGGTGGGAACTG belongs to Streptomyces sp. NBC_01454 and includes:
- the cutA gene encoding divalent-cation tolerance protein CutA, whose translation is MTDFLQVSTATENREAAVKLAQSVVSARLAAGAQIVGPVVSVFWHQGEFGTGEEWQLLLKVRADRYAEVESHLLEHHPWQNPEVSAVRIVAGAEAYLRWVETTTASS